Within the Arachis duranensis cultivar V14167 chromosome 10, aradu.V14167.gnm2.J7QH, whole genome shotgun sequence genome, the region NNNNNNNNNNNNNNNNNNNNNNNNNNNNNNNNNNNNNNNNNNNNNNNNNNNNNNNNNNNNNNNNNNNNNNNNNNNNNNNNNNNNNNNNNNNNNNNNNNNNNNNNNNNNNNNAAATTGTATTATATGATCTCATCTTTTTAATCTATAAATTGCATTCTTCGataatcttttataaatattatttttatacttaacaTGGTGAAAGAaaggtatatttttatataaagtatttgtTGCAGATATAACTAAAACAATTTATTATCTTGGTGATTATTAGATGTGATAGATATTGGTGACCCAGACTTTTTTGTCGGCATTGCGACGCCATGATGTGGTATGAGGAGAGATCAGAGAAGTCCAAAACAGGATCCAATTTTGAGTTCTCAATATGTTGTATGCGAGGGAAGGTACAACTGCCGTTTTGAAGCACTTGATCGGACGCTCAGGAATCTTATGTCTACCGATCAACATAAGACACATTAACCATTTGGTGGTAAGATTGTTGTTCTAGGAGGTGATTTCAGACAGATACTTCTGGTGATTCCGAAAGGAAGTAGACACAATATATTAGCATCCGTTATATATTAACTCATCCCATCTGTGGTCATTTTGTAAGGTTTTGAAACTGCATACGAATATGAGGCTTCTAATGTCTTCTTCGGATCAAGACGAAGGTGAAATGAAGATATTTACTAATTGGATACTTGATGTTGGAAATGGAAATATTGGCTCTGTTGTTGGTGATGAATCAGAAGTTGAAATTTCAGATGATCTATTGATTACAACTACTGATGATCCTCTCTCTCATTTGGTAGACTTTGCATATCCAAATTTGTTGCAAAACATGTCAGATTATAGGTATTTTCAGAGTAGAGCAATTCTTGCACCCACACTTAAGAGTGTCGAGAAGGTAAACGATTTTGTCTTGACAATCTTTCCAGGGATGGAAAAGGAGTATTTGAGCTCTGACACAACATGTCAAACTGATGAGAATGAAGATATAAAACAAGAGTGGTTCACACCAGAGTTTCTAAATAACATCAAATGTTCGGGACTACTCAATCACAAGTTGACTTTGAAGCCAGAAGTGGCTATAATGCTACTGCGAAACATAGACCAGACTTCAGGTTTATGCAACGAAACAAGATTAATAGTTAACAAACTTGGCAGCAACGTAATTGGAGCGACGGTAGTGACCGGTAAAAATATTGGAGATAAAGTGTACATTCCAAGAAGAAACTTGATTCCTTCAGATTCAGGATTGCCATTTAAGTTCCAATGGAGACAATTTTCATTAACAGTATACTTTGCAATGACCATTAACATGAGTCAGGATCAATCATTATCACATGTATGGCTTTATTTGCCAAAATCAGTGTTCACCCATGGACAACTTTATGTTGCTTTGTCAAGAGTTAAGAGTCGCAGTGGTCTCAGGGTTTTAATTCTAAACGAAGACGGCAATCCaaagtcatcaacaacaaatgtcgtgttcaaagaggtttttaataatatttaggtaagaataatattattttcattttaatagcaTGTTATGATTTACACTTTTGTACAAATCTTTACTatagatataactaatttatctataactcttttttcaaatttgaaatgaaatgtgtAACAAGGAACACAACATCCAATGATTTTGTAATGAAGTTAGTAAGATACTAGGTTgtcgataaatttttattagctttttgatataaaatttagggTAAAATTAATATGCTATTAT harbors:
- the LOC107471411 gene encoding uncharacterized protein LOC107471411 gives rise to the protein MRLLMSSSDQDEGEMKIFTNWILDVGNGNIGSVVGDESEVEISDDLLITTTDDPLSHLVDFAYPNLLQNMSDYRYFQSRAILAPTLKSVEKVNDFVLTIFPGMEKEYLSSDTTCQTDENEDIKQEWFTPEFLNNIKCSGLLNHKLTLKPEVAIMLLRNIDQTSGLCNETRLIVNKLGSNVIGATVVTGKNIGDKVYIPRRNLIPSDSGLPFKFQWRQFSLTVYFAMTINMSQDQSLSHVWLYLPKSVFTHGQLYVALSRVKSRSGLRI